GCGGCGTGCATCGCGACGTTGCGGATCCGTGGTATACGGGAAACTTCGATGCGACGTGGGACGACGTGCTTGCAGGCTGCCGCGCGATTTCGGCAAAGCTTTCGTAAGCGGATCCGTCGTTTTGCATCGTTTCGCCTTGCCCGGCAGATGCGCGTAATTGCGTGAGCGTTATTATTCTGCTATAATCGATTCGTTATGGAAAACGAAGTACGTGTTCGCTACGCTCCATCTCCGACGGGGATGCAGCATATCGGCGGTGTTCGCACCGCGCTGTTCAATTATCTTTTTGCGCGTTCGCAGGGCGGCAAATTTGTTTTGCGCCTCGAAGATACCGACCGTACGCGCTACGACGAAAAATTTGTTAAGAATTTGTACGATACGATGGCATGGCTCGGCATCGACTGGGACGAGGGCGGCGATAAAGGCGGCCCTTACGGCCCTTATGTGCAGAGCGAACGTTTCGATCTCTATAAAAAATATGCGGAAGAACTCGTTGCAAAGGGCGAAGCCTATTACTGTTTTTGCGACGAAGAGCGCCTCGCGCGCATCCGAAAAATCCAAACGGAAAATAAAATGGCGCCGGGTTACGACCGCCATTGCCGTATGCTGACCTCTGAAGAAGTGCGGGAAAATATCGCTGCGGGAAAACCGCACGTCATCCGCCTCAAAGTGCCCCTCGAAGGCGAAACGGAATTTCACGATTATCTGCTCGGAAAGATCACGTGGAAAAACGAAGATATCAGCCCGGATCCCGTTTTGCTCAAAAGCGACGGTTTTCCGACCTACCACTTGGCGAATATCGTCGACGATCACTTTATGCATATTTCTCACGTAATGCGCGCGCAGGAGTGGATACCGTCGACGCCGCTGCACGTACAGATGTACCGCGCTTTCGGCTGGAAGCACCCCGAATTCTGTCACTTGCCCATGGTCAACGGTAAAGACGGTCAAAAGCTTTCGAAGCGGCACGGTGCGACGAGTGTCGATGAATTCCGCGCGCGCGGTTATCTTCCCGAAGCGATTATCAATTACGTTGCGATGCTCGGCTGTTCGTACGAAGACGGCAGGGATCTGTATTCGCTCGACGAGCTGTGCCGCTTATTTAAAATCGAACATTTAAATAAATCGCCTGCGGTATTCGATTATAAAAAACTCGAATGGTATAACGGTCAGTATATCCGCATGCTTTCGGACGAAGCGCTTTACCGTATGACGCTGCCGTTTATCACGGGAACGGGCGATGCCGCGCTTCCGATTCATTCCGACGGTGAGTTTCCGCCTCCGCGCGTGGGGCCGGAATATTCGGGTATCGCGCTCGGAAGCGACGGCGAACCGGTTTGCGTTGACGCTTCCATGCAGATGACAAGCGCCGACGTAAAAGCCGCCCTTATGCGCCTCATGCCGCTTATTAAAGAGCGGCTCCACTATCTGACCGACGCCGCGGAGATGGTGCGCTTTTTGTTTACCGAACCGGCCGTGCCTCCCGTCGAAGAGATCGTTCCGAAAAAACTCGACGCGGCGAAAACGAAAGAGATACTCCTTCGCGCAAAAAATTTCGTCGATGCGGCTTTCGGTATGAGCCATGAAGAAGCGGAAAATCTTGCGAGGACGGAAGCAGAAGTGCTCGGCGTAAAGCTCGGAGATTTTATGATGCCCGTGCGCATGGCGGTAACCGGCAGCAGAATAAGTCCTCCGCTTATCGGCTCGATTCTCATCCTCGGAAAAGAGCGGTGTCTTTCGCGGATCGAAAAGGCGCTGGAGAAGTTTTAAGGGGGGGGTGAAATGCCTCAAATACAGGGATTTCGAATCCGAAACTACAAAGCGCTGAAAGATATTACACTCGGAAAGTTATGGAATAATCGTAATAGACCTTTGACGCCTCTTACCGTCGTTATCGGAAAGAACGGAAGCGGTAAGAGCAGTATTTTTGAAGCGTTCGGTTTTATCGCCGATTGTTTAAAGACGGGCGTGGAAGATGCGTGCGATGTGCGCGGCGGCTTTGAAAAGATTTTTTCGAAAGGTCAAAACATAGATGAACCTATGGCATTCGAATTGTATTATCGGGAGAGTGCGGAAGAAAGCCCTATTACGTATGAGTTTTCGATAAAATTGGATAAGAATCACCGTCCCTTTGTTTTTACGGAACGGCTGCGGCAGCGAAGAAAAGGACAAAGATGCGGGCAGCCGTTTTTGTTTTTGGTTTTAAATGACGGCGTGGGGATTGCGTGGAAAGGCAAAACGTCAGGAACGCAGATTACGGAAGATGAAAATTCCGTATTTGATATAAATCCGCTTATTTCAAAAATCGAATCGGGTATTCAAACGGAAGAAACAAATGAGACGGAAGTGGTACGTCTTAACGATAACCGGCATTTGGCAATTACGACATTGGGAGCATTAAAGCAACATCCCCGTATTACCGCCTTTCGTAAATTT
This Treponema socranskii subsp. buccale DNA region includes the following protein-coding sequences:
- a CDS encoding AAA family ATPase — its product is MPQIQGFRIRNYKALKDITLGKLWNNRNRPLTPLTVVIGKNGSGKSSIFEAFGFIADCLKTGVEDACDVRGGFEKIFSKGQNIDEPMAFELYYRESAEESPITYEFSIKLDKNHRPFVFTERLRQRRKGQRCGQPFLFLVLNDGVGIAWKGKTSGTQITEDENSVFDINPLISKIESGIQTEETNETEVVRLNDNRHLAITTLGALKQHPRITAFRKFIEGWYVSYFSPDSARALPLAGVQKHLDVHGDNVANVVQFMQREHPKRFKGILERIAKKIPGLEKIDTEISSDGRLLLKFYGQGFKEPFYAQQMSDGTLKMFTYMLLMEDPEPHSFICIEEPENGLYHRLLEILAAEFREHAAEKKSGSQLFITTHQPYFVNALEPDEVWILEKQADGFSAIHRASDDTLVKDMVAEGIPLGSLWYSEYLDKD
- the gltX gene encoding glutamate--tRNA ligase codes for the protein MENEVRVRYAPSPTGMQHIGGVRTALFNYLFARSQGGKFVLRLEDTDRTRYDEKFVKNLYDTMAWLGIDWDEGGDKGGPYGPYVQSERFDLYKKYAEELVAKGEAYYCFCDEERLARIRKIQTENKMAPGYDRHCRMLTSEEVRENIAAGKPHVIRLKVPLEGETEFHDYLLGKITWKNEDISPDPVLLKSDGFPTYHLANIVDDHFMHISHVMRAQEWIPSTPLHVQMYRAFGWKHPEFCHLPMVNGKDGQKLSKRHGATSVDEFRARGYLPEAIINYVAMLGCSYEDGRDLYSLDELCRLFKIEHLNKSPAVFDYKKLEWYNGQYIRMLSDEALYRMTLPFITGTGDAALPIHSDGEFPPPRVGPEYSGIALGSDGEPVCVDASMQMTSADVKAALMRLMPLIKERLHYLTDAAEMVRFLFTEPAVPPVEEIVPKKLDAAKTKEILLRAKNFVDAAFGMSHEEAENLARTEAEVLGVKLGDFMMPVRMAVTGSRISPPLIGSILILGKERCLSRIEKALEKF